One part of the Pogoniulus pusillus isolate bPogPus1 unplaced genomic scaffold, bPogPus1.pri scaffold_47_arrow_ctg1, whole genome shotgun sequence genome encodes these proteins:
- the LOC135174108 gene encoding olfactory receptor 14A16-like, translating into MSNSSSISHFLLLPFAGTQQLQLLHFCLFLATYLAALLGNSLIITTIAWHHHLHTPMYFFLLNLALLDLGTISTTVPKFMANSLRHSRDISFAGCAAQVFFLLFISAEFCLLTIMAYDRYVAICRPLHYGTLLGSRACARMAAAAWACGALYALLHTANTFSLPLCQGNAVHQFFCEIPQILKLSCSTDYLRELWLIVVSACLYFVCFVFIVMSYVQIFRAVLRTPSQQGRHKAFATCLPHLAVVSLFIRTGIFAYLKPPSMSSPSLDLVVSVLYSVVPPAVNPLINSLRNQGLKAALSKLLPGCFQKQ; encoded by the exons ATgtccaacagcagctccatcagccacttcctcctcctgccatttgcaggcacacagcagctgcagctcctgcacttctgcctcttcctggccacctacctggctgccctcctgggcaacagcctcatcatcaccaccatcgcctggcaccaccacctgcacactcccatgtacttcttcctcctcaacctCGCCCTCCTTGACCTGGGCACCATCTCCACCACTGTGCCCAAGTTCATGGCCAATTCCCTGAGGCACTCTAGGGACATCTCctttgcaggctgtgctgctcaggtcttctttcttttgttcatTTCAGCAGAGTTTTGTCTCCTCACCATCATGGCCTACGACCGCTACgttgccatctgcagacccctgcactatggcaccctcctgggcagcagagcttgtgcccgcatggcagcagctgcctgggcctgtGGGGCTCTCtatgctctgctgcacacagccaatacattttccctgcccctctgccagggcaatgcTGTGCACCAGTTCTTCTGTGAGATCCCCCAGATCCTCAAGCTCTCGTGCTCCACAGACTACCTCAGGGAACTTTGGCTCATTGTGGTCAGTGCCTGTTTATACTTTGTCTGTTTTGTGTTCATTGTGATGTCCTATGTGCAGAtcttcagggcagtgctgaggacGCCCTCTCAGCAGGGACGccacaaagcctttgccacctgc ctccctCACCTGGCTGTGGTCTCCCTGTTCATCAGGACTGGCATCTTTGCCTACCTGAAGCCCCCCTCCATgtcctccccatccctggatctGGTGGTGTCAGTTCTGTACTCAGTGGTGCCCCCAGCAGTGAACCCTCTCATCAACAGCCTGAGGAACCAGGGGCtgaaggctgccctgagcaaactgctcCCTGGATGCTTTCAGAAGCAATAA